In Candidatus Poribacteria bacterium, the following are encoded in one genomic region:
- a CDS encoding phytanoyl-CoA dioxygenase family protein yields the protein MLSPYLTDVQQKVWQTEGYLLIKNVLSPAEIETLLAAVDSAIETYVQETPSLQGNNRFGKGAYTIIRAIERTDALDPLTDHPRTFGTILSLMGPYLQIMGTQIYVRHPDVDALMGFHTDAGPSLQRIHPHPDSLPLQFKIQFFLTDLTEPDQGNFMCVPGSHKVDFPENGFKKGEYPKGAIQVIAEAGDAVIFPWALWHGVGPNRTDRIRKSVTFRYGQMWSRPYDYDKLPAEVLERMTPRRRRLFGDMGEDHHPTDYFKPHDQLEVIGIDEWNLTLP from the coding sequence ATGCTATCTCCATACTTGACGGATGTCCAACAAAAGGTGTGGCAGACGGAAGGGTATCTGCTCATCAAGAACGTGCTTTCACCTGCTGAAATTGAAACGCTTTTGGCGGCTGTGGATTCAGCGATTGAAACGTATGTCCAAGAGACACCCAGTCTACAAGGCAATAATCGGTTCGGGAAAGGTGCTTATACGATTATCCGAGCAATTGAGCGGACAGATGCCTTAGATCCGCTCACCGATCATCCGCGGACCTTCGGCACGATCCTTTCATTGATGGGGCCATATCTCCAGATTATGGGCACGCAAATCTATGTTCGTCACCCGGATGTTGACGCGTTGATGGGATTTCATACGGATGCCGGTCCCTCGCTGCAACGGATTCATCCACATCCGGATAGTTTGCCTCTGCAATTCAAAATCCAATTTTTCTTGACAGATCTGACTGAACCCGATCAAGGGAATTTTATGTGTGTGCCGGGCAGCCACAAAGTAGATTTCCCCGAGAACGGATTTAAAAAGGGTGAGTATCCGAAAGGTGCGATTCAGGTCATTGCTGAAGCGGGAGATGCCGTCATCTTCCCTTGGGCGTTATGGCACGGTGTCGGTCCAAATCGGACGGATCGCATCCGCAAAAGCGTCACGTTCCGTTATGGACAGATGTGGTCCCGTCCTTATGACTATGACAAACTTCCCGCGGAAGTGCTTGAACGGATGACACCGCGTCGTCGCCGATTATTTGGAGACATGGGTGAAGATCACCATCCAACCGATTACTTCAAGCCGCATGATCAGCTTGAGGTTATTGGCATTGACGAATGGAATCTCACGCTCCCGTAA
- a CDS encoding nucleoside hydrolase, with protein MNFPKLSASKRLEMLQPPTGQVRMVLDTDTYNEIDDQFAVVHALLSPEHLNVEALYAAPFHNNRSANAEDGMEKSYDEILRLLDFLNVPADGFVYRGSRAFLSDKETPVPSDAATDMIERALTASPEEPLYVVAVGAITNVASAILIAPEIIERIVIVWLGGNPLYWPHTREFNLMQDLQSAQVVLDCGVPFVWLPARGVVSHLHTTVAEMERYVQGRGKVGDYLVEIFKDYASDHFAWSKVIWDISATAYLINPAWVPTEIVHSPILTEAVTWSFDNNRHLMRVASSVNRDAIFRDLFEKLQAHSD; from the coding sequence ATGAATTTTCCAAAGCTGTCAGCGTCAAAACGCTTGGAGATGCTCCAACCGCCGACAGGACAAGTGCGGATGGTACTTGACACTGATACTTACAACGAAATCGACGATCAATTTGCAGTCGTTCACGCGCTGCTTTCACCGGAACACCTCAACGTTGAGGCACTCTATGCTGCGCCTTTCCACAACAACCGCTCAGCGAACGCCGAAGATGGCATGGAGAAAAGCTACGATGAAATTCTAAGGCTCTTGGATTTCCTGAATGTCCCCGCCGACGGATTTGTCTATCGCGGTTCCAGGGCGTTTCTCTCTGATAAAGAGACCCCCGTGCCAAGCGATGCTGCCACCGATATGATTGAACGGGCATTAACAGCAAGTCCTGAAGAACCACTCTATGTCGTTGCTGTGGGAGCGATAACCAACGTCGCCTCCGCGATCCTCATAGCACCCGAAATTATCGAACGCATTGTCATCGTCTGGCTTGGTGGGAATCCGTTGTACTGGCCCCACACCCGAGAGTTCAACCTTATGCAGGACCTTCAGAGCGCGCAAGTGGTTTTGGACTGCGGTGTACCATTCGTTTGGCTACCCGCACGCGGGGTCGTCTCACATCTGCACACGACAGTCGCTGAGATGGAACGCTATGTGCAAGGTAGAGGCAAAGTCGGTGATTACCTCGTAGAAATCTTTAAGGATTACGCAAGCGACCACTTTGCTTGGTCAAAGGTGATATGGGATATATCCGCGACAGCATACCTCATCAACCCGGCGTGGGTACCGACAGAAATTGTCCACAGTCCGATCTTGACGGAAGCAGTGACGTGGAGTTTTGACAACAACCGTCATCTGATGCGCGTTGCATCGAGTGTGAATCGGGACGCGATTTTTAGGGATCTGTTTGAGAAATTACAAGCGCACTCGGATTAA